The Synechocystis sp. PCC 7509 genome includes a window with the following:
- a CDS encoding DUF3120 domain-containing protein, translating to MVNQTLPPYSVVTSSLATAETQRVSNISWQVGFKQAWLTFGAAVFLVTVPVFIEAPLVRVLPWLSLVLTAAWLWLGYKLMSQPKTYIWGDLLLGFSWSWLAGSVYWGWLRWEPLLHLPVEAIALPFAIVCLRRGWGKVGNYFYLGSLLGTVLTDIYFWLVDLIPYWRQIMIEPESTPTILHSALGQVQTPLGQGLAIVLAIVLLVCGTLPLLSKQLHWWAFGGAVLSTILVDSLFLVAAIAA from the coding sequence TTGGTTAACCAAACATTGCCCCCTTATAGCGTCGTAACTTCCTCGCTGGCAACCGCCGAGACGCAAAGAGTTAGTAATATTTCTTGGCAAGTTGGCTTTAAACAAGCCTGGTTAACTTTTGGAGCAGCAGTTTTTTTAGTAACCGTGCCAGTATTTATAGAAGCGCCACTTGTAAGAGTGCTTCCTTGGCTGAGTTTGGTACTAACGGCGGCTTGGTTATGGCTAGGTTATAAGTTGATGTCACAACCCAAAACTTATATTTGGGGAGACTTATTACTAGGTTTTAGTTGGAGTTGGTTAGCGGGTTCAGTTTACTGGGGCTGGCTGCGCTGGGAACCGTTGTTACACTTGCCCGTAGAAGCGATCGCGCTGCCCTTTGCGATCGTTTGTTTGAGACGCGGTTGGGGCAAAGTAGGCAACTATTTTTATCTGGGTTCATTACTGGGAACTGTGTTAACAGATATATATTTTTGGTTAGTAGATTTAATTCCCTACTGGCGGCAAATTATGATAGAGCCAGAGTCAACGCCCACAATTTTGCACAGTGCTTTAGGACAGGTTCAAACACCCCTGGGGCAGGGTCTAGCAATAGTTCTTGCTATCGTATTGCTAGTTTGCGGAACGTTACCTTTACTATCTAAACAATTGCATTGGTGGGCATTTGGGGGCGCGGTATTGAGTACGATTTTAGTAGATAGCTTATTTTTAGTTGCCGCGATCGCTGCCTAG
- a CDS encoding response regulator transcription factor, producing the protein MSSAQLLLVDDEPGLREAVKDYLSESGFSVQVASSAREGWELIQQNTPDLVISDIMMPQVDGYQFLKQLRDDPRFKALPVIFLTAKGMTGDRIQGYQARCDAYLSKPFDPDELVAIVENLLERRVVATATTEHGDIPDIADLAHQIAQIKAILTQKNGIVQTPMPFKIDLTPREQSVLDLVTTGLMNKEIARQLQTSVRNVEKYVSRLFSKTGTNSRTELVRFALEHGLAK; encoded by the coding sequence ATGTCGTCAGCACAACTATTATTGGTAGATGATGAGCCGGGATTGCGCGAAGCTGTCAAAGACTATTTATCTGAAAGCGGTTTTAGCGTTCAAGTAGCTAGTTCTGCTCGTGAAGGCTGGGAACTAATCCAACAAAATACCCCAGACCTGGTAATTTCTGATATTATGATGCCCCAAGTAGACGGCTACCAGTTTCTTAAGCAATTACGCGACGATCCTCGGTTTAAAGCCCTGCCCGTGATATTTTTAACTGCTAAAGGGATGACAGGCGATCGCATTCAAGGCTATCAAGCAAGGTGCGATGCCTATTTATCCAAGCCTTTCGACCCCGATGAATTAGTCGCTATTGTCGAAAACTTACTAGAACGCCGCGTAGTAGCAACGGCTACTACCGAACATGGCGATATCCCAGATATTGCCGATTTAGCTCATCAAATTGCGCAAATTAAGGCGATTCTTACTCAAAAAAACGGCATCGTCCAAACACCCATGCCGTTTAAAATCGACCTCACACCTAGAGAGCAGAGCGTATTAGATTTAGTTACAACAGGATTGATGAATAAAGAAATTGCCCGTCAACTGCAAACTAGCGTCCGTAATGTCGAAAAGTATGTTAGCCGTCTATTTAGCAAAACTGGGACAAATAGCCGTACCGAATTAGTCCGTTTTGCTTTAGAACATGGGTTAGCTAAATAA
- a CDS encoding DUF4238 domain-containing protein, which produces MSQLEKQHYVPQQYLRLFSHNRKKIFAFSKPEQKFFSPNVNNVASEKCFYDFPQNATQPENIKFIEELFGDLEGRQDRFLRHLQKKIDGIFRLSLNPNKEARKIHLINALTTDQRKDLACIAAIQFLRTKEFRKFIVEMRKSTESLRTNILEEEIIKEFDKLLSISFDEKLISDIKSLIVDKSSSIESSMYKEGLAVIHAKFILDHYKQVAQIFNSHIWLIGINDTDRPLFTSDHPVARHPYLSLGGIASEGIEIAFPLNIRAILIMRDKQYFQEQVNQDNKLFFLTLEDVEHYNKLQIYNSNRYVFCSDDCFDLVKIVCKQQPEICSEDRNRVQLKNGEPQ; this is translated from the coding sequence ATGTCACAATTAGAAAAGCAGCATTACGTTCCCCAGCAATATTTAAGGCTTTTTAGTCATAATAGAAAAAAAATATTTGCATTCTCCAAGCCTGAGCAAAAATTTTTTTCTCCCAATGTGAATAATGTTGCAAGTGAAAAATGTTTCTATGATTTCCCTCAAAATGCAACTCAGCCTGAGAATATCAAGTTTATTGAAGAACTATTTGGAGACTTAGAGGGGAGACAAGATAGATTTTTGAGGCATCTTCAAAAGAAGATAGATGGAATTTTTCGTTTAAGTCTCAATCCCAACAAAGAGGCTAGAAAGATCCATTTAATAAATGCTCTCACCACAGATCAACGAAAGGATTTAGCCTGTATTGCTGCAATTCAGTTTCTTAGGACAAAAGAGTTTCGGAAATTTATAGTTGAGATGCGTAAATCAACCGAGTCTCTAAGAACCAATATTCTAGAAGAAGAAATCATAAAAGAATTTGATAAACTATTGTCCATAAGCTTTGACGAAAAACTAATTTCTGATATTAAATCTCTTATTGTTGATAAAAGTAGTTCTATTGAATCTTCAATGTATAAAGAAGGTTTGGCTGTAATACACGCCAAATTCATTCTCGACCATTATAAACAAGTAGCACAAATCTTTAACAGTCACATCTGGTTAATTGGAATCAATGATACAGACCGACCTTTATTCACCTCAGATCATCCTGTAGCTCGACATCCTTATCTGTCTCTAGGAGGTATTGCTTCTGAGGGAATCGAAATTGCATTTCCTCTTAATATCAGAGCAATTTTGATTATGCGAGATAAACAATATTTTCAAGAGCAGGTTAATCAAGACAATAAACTTTTCTTCCTTACTCTTGAGGATGTTGAGCATTACAATAAATTGCAAATATATAACAGCAATCGATATGTTTTTTGTTCTGATGACTGCTTTGACTTAGTTAAGATAGTCTGCAAACAGCAACCTGAGATATGCTCAGAAGATAGAAATAGAGTTCAACTTAAAAATGGTGAACCACAATAA
- a CDS encoding TIGR03279 family radical SAM protein, with protein sequence MNATNPAIITKIIPESIAAEMGFEVGDKILSINGTRPRDLIDYQFLCADELLELEVIDTTGKTHLLEIEKEYDEGLGLEFDSALFDNLIQCNNRCPFCFIDQQPPGKRESLYFKDDDYRLSFLYGSYLTLTNLSQKEWARIEQMRLSPLYVSVHATEPEIRTRLLKNPRAGEILKQLKWFQQKRLQIHAQVVVCPGINDGQHLEKTLLDLASFHKGKIPAVASVAIVPVGLTKFRPNEDELIPITPQKAAEVIQQVQNLQTKFRNSLKSTFAWLADEWFLIAGQFLPPESDYENYPQIDNGVGSIRSFLKEFQLAAENLPKQIVKPKKFTWIVGNAVEKAFQPIVERLNKVENLEITMVALCSNYWGQSITVTGLLTGEDLLLGLQQKSLGDGVLLPAMMLKHGDTCFLDDMTVTELASRLSTPILPVRGIAELIETCIK encoded by the coding sequence ATGAATGCCACCAACCCCGCCATAATTACAAAAATAATCCCTGAGTCCATCGCCGCCGAAATGGGCTTTGAAGTTGGAGATAAAATTTTATCTATCAACGGTACGCGCCCCCGCGACTTAATAGACTATCAATTTTTGTGCGCTGACGAACTATTAGAACTAGAAGTAATCGACACTACTGGAAAAACTCATCTCTTAGAAATTGAGAAAGAATACGATGAAGGCTTAGGATTAGAATTTGACAGCGCCTTATTTGACAATTTAATTCAGTGTAATAATCGTTGCCCTTTTTGCTTTATAGATCAACAGCCCCCCGGTAAACGCGAAAGCTTATATTTTAAAGATGACGATTATCGCCTCAGCTTTCTTTATGGTTCTTACCTTACTTTGACTAACTTAAGTCAAAAAGAATGGGCAAGAATTGAGCAAATGCGCCTATCGCCTTTGTATGTATCCGTCCACGCCACCGAGCCAGAAATTAGAACTAGACTATTAAAAAATCCTCGCGCTGGGGAAATATTAAAACAATTAAAGTGGTTTCAACAAAAGCGGCTACAAATTCACGCTCAAGTAGTCGTATGTCCTGGAATAAATGACGGTCAGCATTTAGAAAAAACTCTACTTGATTTGGCATCTTTTCACAAAGGCAAAATCCCCGCCGTCGCCTCGGTGGCTATTGTACCTGTAGGCTTAACTAAGTTTCGCCCCAACGAAGACGAATTAATCCCCATTACTCCCCAAAAAGCCGCCGAAGTTATCCAACAAGTACAAAATCTACAAACTAAATTTCGGAATTCTCTAAAATCTACCTTTGCTTGGTTAGCTGACGAGTGGTTTTTGATTGCTGGGCAATTCTTGCCCCCCGAATCTGATTATGAAAACTACCCGCAGATAGATAATGGTGTCGGTTCAATTCGTTCATTTTTGAAAGAATTTCAACTAGCAGCCGAAAACCTGCCAAAACAAATTGTTAAACCAAAAAAGTTTACTTGGATAGTAGGTAACGCTGTAGAAAAAGCATTTCAACCAATTGTAGAGCGGCTAAATAAAGTAGAAAATTTGGAAATAACTATGGTGGCTTTATGTAGCAATTATTGGGGACAAAGCATTACAGTTACAGGTTTACTTACAGGAGAAGATTTGTTATTAGGGTTACAACAGAAATCTTTGGGCGATGGGGTGCTATTACCTGCTATGATGCTTAAGCATGGTGATACTTGTTTTTTAGACGACATGACCGTTACAGAACTTGCCTCCAGACTCAGTACGCCAATTTTACCCGTCCGGGGGATTGCCGAGCTAATCGAGACTTGTATTAAATAA
- a CDS encoding DUF429 domain-containing protein, with product MKFIGIDLGWKSQPSGLCCLELVNEQLHLLNLDRIEEIADVLSWLDNWVQPQDNAIAAVDAPTIIPNLTGSRLPDKLTHKYFGRYHAGCYPANLGLAFADRTVNFGVELEHRGFVHAPEITPQKLGKYQIEVFPHPAIVELFNLPLILKYKKGRLLERRLELIKLYKYIVEVLPTFTPALNLNSHPVLFAEIPTTGKALKALEDKLDSIVCAYVGAYWWYWGEEKNIVLGDRATGYIVIPKREI from the coding sequence TTGAAATTTATTGGTATTGATCTAGGTTGGAAATCGCAACCAAGCGGACTATGTTGTTTGGAATTAGTAAACGAACAGTTGCATCTATTAAATTTAGATCGGATTGAAGAAATCGCCGATGTACTTTCTTGGTTAGATAATTGGGTTCAACCACAAGATAATGCGATCGCGGCGGTAGATGCGCCGACAATTATTCCCAACCTTACAGGATCACGCTTACCTGATAAACTTACCCACAAATATTTTGGACGTTACCATGCGGGTTGTTATCCTGCTAATCTTGGTCTTGCTTTTGCCGATCGCACTGTAAACTTCGGCGTAGAGTTAGAACATCGAGGTTTTGTCCACGCGCCAGAAATTACACCCCAAAAACTGGGTAAATATCAAATTGAAGTATTCCCCCATCCGGCGATCGTAGAATTATTTAATTTACCTTTGATCCTTAAGTACAAAAAAGGACGCTTGTTAGAGCGTCGCTTAGAACTAATTAAACTGTATAAATATATCGTAGAAGTTTTACCCACCTTTACACCCGCCCTCAATCTCAATTCTCATCCAGTGCTGTTTGCTGAAATCCCCACTACTGGAAAAGCTTTAAAAGCATTGGAAGACAAGTTAGATAGTATAGTTTGCGCTTATGTGGGCGCTTATTGGTGGTACTGGGGAGAGGAAAAAAATATAGTATTGGGCGATCGCGCAACGGGTTATATAGTTATTCCCAAACGCGAAATTTAG
- a CDS encoding undecaprenyl-diphosphate phosphatase yields MASAKYQILALGSLFAVIALPVQSQTLPAVTTTQPNIFQAIILGMVQGLTEFLPISSTAHLKVIPVLLGWGDPGVGLTAVIQLGSIAAVLWYFWSDLTQITLGAFTAIRQKNYKSYDLRLAIGIMLGTLPIVFFGLLIKVFIPDYDNSPVRSLEAIAISSIVMSLLLGLAEQIGKRKRNFEHLTVTDGVVMGLAQALALIPGVSRSGSTLTAGLFMGLERGAAARFSFLLGIPAITLAGLVELKDLVDIGITNDSIVTMIVGVISAAIFSYLAIAWLLRFLQTQNTWVFVWYRLAFGIAILIAIATNLLPNS; encoded by the coding sequence ATGGCTTCAGCAAAATATCAAATCTTAGCTTTGGGTAGCCTCTTTGCAGTTATTGCACTACCAGTCCAAAGTCAAACATTGCCAGCAGTAACTACAACACAGCCAAATATTTTTCAAGCAATTATTCTGGGGATGGTGCAGGGACTAACAGAATTTTTACCTATTAGTAGTACCGCTCACCTGAAAGTAATCCCTGTATTATTAGGCTGGGGAGATCCGGGAGTCGGTCTAACTGCTGTAATTCAGTTGGGAAGTATCGCCGCCGTACTATGGTATTTTTGGAGTGATCTAACTCAAATAACCCTCGGCGCATTCACCGCAATTAGGCAAAAAAATTACAAATCCTATGACTTGCGCCTAGCCATCGGCATTATGCTAGGAACTTTACCAATAGTATTTTTTGGACTATTAATTAAAGTATTTATCCCCGACTACGATAATTCCCCCGTGCGGAGCTTAGAAGCGATCGCAATTTCTTCAATAGTAATGTCGCTTCTACTTGGACTTGCCGAACAAATTGGCAAACGCAAACGCAACTTTGAACACCTAACCGTTACCGATGGCGTAGTGATGGGATTAGCGCAAGCTCTGGCTTTAATTCCTGGTGTATCGCGCTCTGGATCGACATTAACGGCGGGGTTATTTATGGGTTTAGAAAGAGGTGCGGCGGCTCGATTTTCTTTCTTACTGGGAATTCCAGCAATTACTTTAGCCGGACTTGTGGAATTAAAAGACTTAGTAGACATAGGAATAACCAACGACAGCATAGTTACAATGATTGTGGGCGTAATTTCTGCCGCTATATTTTCCTATTTAGCGATCGCTTGGTTACTGCGCTTTTTGCAAACTCAAAACACTTGGGTATTTGTTTGGTACAGACTAGCCTTTGGGATAGCGATATTAATTGCGATCGCCACTAACTTATTGCCAAATAGCTAA
- a CDS encoding HNH endonuclease, which yields MASIPVSLRRLVIQRAENYCEYCGLSQLGQAATFHVDHVIPVVAGGSTTADNLALACVSCSLYKGARQDVEDPETSEFVKIFNPRQQAWKEHFYWRDFQVIGLTLVGRATVNALKLNRAIILSIRAEEELLGRYPPTK from the coding sequence ATGGCATCAATCCCTGTATCTTTGCGTCGATTGGTTATTCAAAGGGCAGAAAACTATTGTGAGTATTGCGGTTTATCACAATTGGGGCAAGCAGCTACATTTCATGTCGATCATGTGATTCCTGTAGTAGCGGGTGGCTCAACAACGGCAGATAACTTAGCTCTTGCGTGTGTATCTTGCTCACTCTACAAAGGGGCAAGGCAAGACGTAGAAGATCCCGAAACGAGTGAATTTGTGAAAATTTTTAATCCTCGTCAACAAGCTTGGAAGGAGCATTTTTACTGGAGAGATTTTCAGGTTATTGGTTTGACATTAGTGGGACGTGCGACTGTCAATGCTTTGAAACTGAATCGTGCAATTATTCTATCAATTCGGGCAGAAGAAGAACTACTTGGTCGTTACCCACCAACAAAATGA
- a CDS encoding family 10 glycosylhydrolase: protein MPIKLTLPVLLPAVMATSSREKVGKNLYAWLGAIFWGASLLPIFTLPAKAVETEILGVVKSEENTQHWQTITTRLQASRINYCVIDLASVRSVTDLSDRPVVFLPNIETISPAQAIALESWMSKGGRIITSGAIGNRSQPGVRQLMRSLLGGYWGFGFKAPSKLQPLKTNSQQWVKNSLGGTAWGGTVIPTSVTSQTAAVWQMSNAPSAVVTTERTTLLGWNWGTNAATTAEFDTAWLKAALSRHVKLVATNNTAKPKNCNGTVASNTNRISVKPKTPEITPLRTIQPEITRQTVTLPTNQLPRVAKPPIAISPNSRVETGFITPAADEPLDRLAPRGLIAPNAKTPITGLEAIALRQELDNLIGRFESAQLAASSRNHRPTESTQIASSDITTIPQSATQALDKAREIAKTLPQLVSTRNYTKARSEWLKASQLLWDNYPTSRPTSQPEIRAMWLDRGTIVRAGSEQGLAKIFDKLAASGINTVFLETVNAGYPIYPSKVAPQANPLVKGWDPLESGVKLAHERGIELHAWVWAFAVGNQRHNTLVNLPTNYPGPVIAAHPDWASYDNRGNLFPLGQNKPFLDPANPEARQYLLALCDEIAQRYKIDGLQLDYIRYPFQDPAADRTYGYGRASRQQFKQLTGVDPTKISPRDRLLWQKWTNFRTAQIDSFVAQVAQKLRKTRPNVIMSVAVFPLSEHDRLNKLQQHWEVWAQRGDVDLIIPMTYALDTYRFQRLAQPWISSINLGSALIVPGIRLFNLTSPVTVDQIQLARDLPISGYALFAVENLNSDLQNIFQRTQGKVNEPIPYRQPFGAAAARFTSLQQQWDYLLANNQLVLVKSGQSTFNAKAKVLETALAELAANPTSGRLSTAKTALAAFELQFIDGMRFYRLENPYQFKVWLNRIDTIERLLVYGDRMVIKKHR from the coding sequence ATGCCAATAAAATTAACTTTACCCGTGCTGCTACCAGCAGTGATGGCTACTTCTAGCCGAGAAAAAGTAGGGAAAAATTTATATGCTTGGTTAGGAGCAATTTTTTGGGGAGCAAGTTTGCTACCAATATTTACTTTGCCTGCCAAAGCTGTAGAAACAGAAATATTGGGAGTAGTCAAGAGCGAAGAAAACACTCAACACTGGCAAACTATAACCACGCGCTTGCAGGCATCGAGAATAAATTATTGTGTGATTGACTTAGCAAGTGTAAGAAGCGTAACAGATTTAAGCGATCGCCCAGTGGTATTTTTGCCGAATATTGAGACAATTTCCCCGGCTCAGGCGATCGCTCTAGAATCATGGATGAGCAAAGGCGGACGGATAATTACAAGCGGCGCTATCGGTAACAGAAGTCAGCCTGGGGTTCGGCAACTAATGCGGAGCCTGTTGGGGGGCTACTGGGGCTTTGGATTTAAAGCGCCATCAAAGTTGCAACCATTAAAAACTAACTCCCAACAGTGGGTAAAAAATTCTTTAGGAGGTACAGCTTGGGGAGGAACGGTAATTCCAACTAGCGTTACTAGCCAAACCGCCGCCGTTTGGCAAATGTCTAACGCTCCCTCCGCCGTCGTCACCACCGAGCGCACAACACTTTTAGGCTGGAATTGGGGAACAAATGCCGCCACTACTGCCGAATTTGATACAGCGTGGTTAAAAGCTGCTCTTAGTCGTCATGTCAAATTAGTCGCTACGAATAATACCGCTAAACCAAAAAACTGTAATGGGACAGTAGCTTCAAATACAAATAGAATTTCCGTCAAACCAAAAACGCCAGAAATTACGCCTTTAAGGACAATTCAACCTGAAATAACTAGACAAACAGTTACTCTGCCAACAAATCAACTGCCAAGGGTTGCAAAGCCCCCAATAGCTATAAGCCCTAATAGTAGAGTAGAAACAGGCTTTATTACTCCTGCTGCTGACGAGCCTTTAGATAGGCTGGCACCAAGAGGATTAATTGCTCCCAACGCCAAAACTCCAATTACAGGATTAGAGGCGATCGCACTGCGCCAAGAATTAGATAATTTAATTGGGAGATTTGAAAGCGCCCAACTAGCGGCATCTTCGCGCAATCATCGCCCTACCGAATCAACACAAATAGCTAGTTCTGACATTACGACCATACCCCAAAGCGCTACTCAAGCCTTGGATAAAGCTAGAGAAATTGCCAAAACTTTACCGCAATTAGTTAGCACTAGAAACTACACCAAAGCAAGAAGCGAATGGCTCAAAGCTTCTCAATTATTGTGGGACAATTACCCTACTAGCCGCCCGACTTCGCAACCAGAAATTCGTGCCATGTGGTTAGATCGTGGCACAATCGTCCGTGCAGGCTCGGAGCAAGGATTAGCAAAAATTTTTGATAAATTGGCAGCGTCGGGAATTAATACTGTTTTTCTAGAAACCGTCAATGCTGGCTATCCTATCTATCCAAGTAAAGTTGCACCCCAAGCAAATCCTTTAGTCAAAGGTTGGGATCCTTTAGAATCGGGAGTTAAGTTAGCTCACGAACGTGGGATAGAGTTGCACGCTTGGGTATGGGCTTTTGCTGTAGGCAATCAACGTCATAATACTTTAGTTAATCTTCCGACGAACTATCCAGGGCCAGTTATTGCGGCTCATCCCGATTGGGCAAGCTATGATAACCGAGGTAACTTGTTTCCCCTTGGTCAAAATAAACCGTTTTTAGATCCGGCAAATCCCGAAGCACGACAGTATTTACTTGCTCTATGCGATGAAATTGCCCAGCGCTACAAAATCGATGGCTTGCAACTAGACTATATTCGCTATCCGTTTCAAGATCCCGCCGCCGATCGCACTTACGGTTATGGTAGAGCCTCAAGGCAGCAATTTAAGCAGTTAACGGGAGTAGATCCGACGAAAATTAGTCCGCGCGATCGCCTTTTGTGGCAAAAATGGACTAATTTTCGCACCGCACAAATCGATTCTTTTGTGGCTCAAGTAGCGCAGAAATTGCGTAAAACCCGCCCAAATGTAATTATGTCGGTTGCAGTGTTTCCGCTTTCGGAACACGATCGCCTCAATAAGTTACAGCAGCATTGGGAAGTATGGGCGCAACGGGGGGATGTAGATTTAATTATTCCCATGACTTATGCGCTGGATACTTACCGTTTCCAGCGTCTAGCGCAACCTTGGATTAGTTCGATAAATCTAGGTTCAGCGCTGATTGTACCGGGAATTCGTTTATTTAATTTAACTTCTCCTGTGACCGTAGACCAAATTCAGTTGGCGCGAGACTTGCCAATTAGCGGTTATGCGTTATTTGCTGTAGAAAATCTCAATAGCGACTTACAAAACATTTTTCAACGCACCCAAGGCAAAGTTAATGAGCCAATTCCTTATCGTCAGCCTTTCGGTGCGGCGGCGGCTAGGTTTACATCGTTGCAACAGCAATGGGATTATTTATTAGCTAATAACCAATTGGTTCTAGTGAAAAGTGGTCAATCAACTTTTAACGCCAAAGCCAAAGTCTTAGAAACCGCTTTAGCAGAACTTGCTGCTAATCCTACATCAGGGCGATTGAGTACCGCAAAGACGGCGTTAGCTGCTTTTGAGTTGCAGTTTATTGACGGAATGCGCTTTTACAGGTTAGAAAATCCTTATCAATTTAAAGTTTGGTTAAATCGGATTGATACTATAGAGCGATTATTAGTTTATGGCGATCGCATGGTGATCAAAAAGCACCGCTAA